In Vespa crabro chromosome 13, iyVesCrab1.2, whole genome shotgun sequence, one DNA window encodes the following:
- the LOC124428832 gene encoding ribonuclease P protein subunit p21, which yields MEKEAKACQGKDIFERMNYLYQASHLIALKNRVAASYYGNTMMGCAKKSVLRIEPNIKRTICKRCQSPLIPGETARVRLCSKHMKGIKWTCLVCLNSKKYPTKRGYKLWIDQPEAIVETLHYVPKKKSIDCDKNELDNNKKSELSNNMNMEKKNFENNLD from the exons atgg aAAAGGAAGCAAAAGCTTGTCAAGGAAAGGATATTTTTGAAAGAATGAACTATTTGTATCag GCTAGTCATTTGATAGCATTAAAAAATAGAGTTGCAGCTTCATATTATGGAAATACAATGATGGGTTGTGCCAAGAAATCTGTACTGCGCAT agaaccaaatataaaaagaacgatatgCAAACGATGCCAATCTCCTTTAATACCTGGAGAAACAGCTAGAGTAAGATTATGTTCTAAACATATGAAAGGAATTAAATGGACATGTTTAGTCTGTTTGAATAGTAAAAAGTATCCTACTAAAAGAGGATACAAGTTATGGATAGATCAGCCAGAAGCAATAGTCGAAACTCTACATTATGTTCCTAAGAAAAAATCTATTGACTGTGATAAGAACGaattggataataataaaaaatcggAATTGtctaataatatgaatatggaaaaaaaaaattttgaaaataatctcgACTGA